One Bos taurus isolate L1 Dominette 01449 registration number 42190680 breed Hereford chromosome 4, ARS-UCD2.0, whole genome shotgun sequence genomic window, CTTACAAGTTAACTCTGTCTGATATGATTGTgggtgtgctttttaaaaatgtttttatttatgaatttcaACATAGCTTATTTTTTACTTGACAGAAAATGCACCCTGTTCTAAGTGAAAGCTTCAGGGCATCACCTTCACATTGTTGTCTGTCTTATCAGCACCGTCATCTCCAGAATGTTTCTGTGCTCCCACTTTGAAACTCTGTGCCCACTAAATGGtcactccccctccccctcccatccaggcctgCAGGGATGTTTCCTTTTCCCCCTTGTAACACGCGTCCTGATTGGAAGTTGTCGAGGCCCTGTGAGTTTATCCGCGAGAATCTGTGGTTCCTCAGTGGGCCGTGTTCCACCGCTTCCTTCCATAGACTCCTGTTGCGGACACAGCTTCCTTGGTGTTGCCTCGTGCATCTTTCCTGTCTTTCCTACGCCAtaactttggatttttttctgtctcttgagtgtacagttgacccttgaacaatgtgggaCTTAGAGGTGCAGACCCCCCACAGTTGAAAAGCTGTGCATGACTCTTGACTCCCCCAAAACTTACCTAATAGCCTACTGCTGACTGGAGCCTTACCAATAACGAACATTGATTAGCACATACTTTGTGTGTTATGTTGCTGTATTCCTAAAGTAAgctagagaaaatattaaaaaaatttttaaagagaaattgtATTAACTATATTTACTTATTGATACCAtaagtttatatttttacaaGATGGATTGTCTGTTAGTATCTACATCAATATTGTCTTACATGATACCAAATCCTGTAGATGTGTTAGTAACACaggccaagaaaaatgaaaagataatgtaAAGAAGAAATTCACTGTTGTTTATAAGTATAATCCATCCATTATAACGAAGTGGGAGCAGTATGGTTGCTTTATGGCCACCTAGTGTAATCGATGATTGTTCACAGTAGCCTAGCCTATACATTAGTGAATCCATTGTGACATACAGCATTGCACTCATTCATAATACGGTAttggaaacactttttttttttttttaaaccacctaCCTATGATGATCAACTGATACTGGGGGTATGTAATCCTTTGAAAGCAAAGTTACAGAACAGAAAACTAAAATGTTGCTGTTCAATCAATCATTTTGTATTAAATGTCACTCCCTTATGCCTTTGCATTCTTGacacacttaaaaattttttttttcagtatttctagGCTACATGGTTCTTCTGTGAGCTTTTTCAAGTTGTTGTAAGTCTCCAAAAATTTTTTACTAATATGTTTATTGAGAAAAATGTGCACGCAAGTAGACCTGTGCAGTCAAACCCGCCTTATTCAAAGGTCATttgtaggttttttaaaaattaagttttgatGAAATTACGGTACACAACGCACACCGTAAACTTACACAAGTAACCTTGTGTCAATTGTATCTGGATAAAGCTAGAAAAATTTCCTAAAACAATTTTAGGAAGTCATTGATCTTAATTTTGTTACTGTTTGAATTACATGAGTTAATGTTTACAGAACAGGTAGAATTATTCCCACTAAACGtgttttgttaaaataaaaaatattaaagtccTGCCTTGTGATTTTTCACAAAGTTTCCTGTGTGTGCCTTCCTCTCATCGATAAGGttacatcttattttttaaaaatgaggtatAATTGACTGGAGGCATGTTTATTTGAATCGTTTATATATCGCTGTGATTGCCACCTGAGTTAGCTGACACCCCTTTCATTATGAAATTAATCGTTTCTTTGGAGGGATGACATCTAAGACCTGGTTCCTTAGTGACTCTGCATGAATGACAGTCCTGTTGGCAGCAGTGGCCGTGTGGGTATTAGGTCTCCGTTGCTCACTGAGACGCCCCACACCGTCCGGTGTGCACGACCTGGTGGTGGTGTCACCTGCTCTCCTGGGCTCAGTGGCAAAGTGCGTGCCCGCAGTGCGGGaggtgcgggttccatccctggtcagaagatcctctggaggaggaaacagcaccccactccagtgttcttgcctggagaatcccagggacagaggagcctggcgggctgcagtccatggggtcgcacagagtcggacatgactgagcagctaagcaacAAACTTCTCCAGCACAGCTTTCTTTGTCTCCCCATCCTGGGATTGTACTTGGTGGCTTTGGGGTGCTGGGAGCATTGTGGGTTAGTGGAGGTGGTGGTTTTGCCTCCACGGTCCCCAGGCTCAGTGCATCGATTCTCAGTGGTGCTGTTGTCCAGTTTGGGGGGAGTTTTtctcgtccccttttcctgcagttacagcctttcatttcagtcgctcagtcatgtctgactctttgcaaccccatggactgcagcacaccaggcttccctgtccatcaccgactcctagAGCTACTCAAATTCATGAACGTCgcgttggtgatgtcatccaaccctctcgtcctctgtcaaccccttctcccgcattcagtctttctcagcatcagggtctgggagtcagttctttgcatcaggtggccaaagtattggcgcttcagcatcagtccttccaatgaatattgaggtctgatttcctttaggatggactggttggatctccttgcagtccaagggactctcaagagtcttctccaacaccacagttcaaatcaatttttcagcactcagctttctttgtagtccaactctcacatccatgactactggaaaaaccatagctttgactatccggacatttgttgtcaaagtaatgtctctgctttttaatatgctgtctaggtttgtcataggttttcttccaaggagcaagtgtcttttaatttcatggctgcagtcaaccgtctgcaatgattttggaacctaaaaagatagtctgccactgtttccactgtttccccatctgtttgccatgaagtgatgggaccagatgccatgatcttagttttctgaatgttgagctttaagccaactttttcactctcttctttcactttcgtcaagaggcttttgagttcctcttcactttctgtcataatggtggtgttatctgcatgtctgaggttattatttctcctggcaatcttgattccagcttgtgcttcatccagcccagcatttcacatgatgtactctgcatataagttaaataaacatgatgACAAATTCCAGTCTTGACataactcctttcccagtttggaaccagtctgttgttccatgtccagttctaactgttgctttttgactggcatatagatttcttaggaggcaggtcaggtggtctggtattcccatctcttgaagaatttcccacagtttgttgtgatccaaacagtcaaaagGCTTttgcgtagtcagtaaagcaaaaggaGATGCTTCTCTcgaattctcttgcttcttcaatgatccaactgatgttggcaatttgatctctggttcctctgccttttctaaaaccagcttgaacatggggaagctcatggttcacatactgttgaagcccggcttggagaattttgagcatgactttgctagtgtgtgagatgagtgctagaactaacacccccaaagacgtccttttcatcgtagggactggaatgcaaaagtaggaaggcaggagacacctggagtaacaggcagatttggccttggactaccgAATGAAGccgggcaaaggctaacagttttgccaagagaacgcactggtcatagcaaacaccctcttcctacaacacaagaggagactctacacatggacatcaccagatggtcaacactgaaatcagattgatcatattctttgcagccatagaatggagaagctctatacagtcagcaaaaacaagactgggagctgactgaggctcagatcatgaactccttgttgccaaattcagactaattgaagaaagtaaggaaaaccactagaccattcaggtatgacctaaatcaaatcctttacgattatacactggaagtgacaaataaattcatggtattagatctgatagagtgcctgaagaggttggacattgtacaggaggcagagagcaagaccatccccaagaaaaagaaatgcaaaaaaagcaaaatggctgtctgaggaggccttacaaaagaagggaagcgaaagacaaaggagaaaaggaaggatatacccatttgaatgcagagtccaaagaatagcaaggagaggtaagaaagccttcctcagttatcagtgcaaaagaaacagaggaaagcaatagaatgggaaaggctagagatctcttcaagaaaatgagagatagcaagggaacatttcatgcaaagacaggctcaataaaggacagaaatggtatgaacctaacagaagcagaagatattaggaagaggtggcaagaataaacagagcTATATAATAAAGATCTTTATGACCtagttaatcacgatggtgtgatcactcacttagagccagacatcctggaatgtgaagtcaagtgggccttaggaagcatcactatgaacaaagctagtggaggtgatggaattccagttgcgctcTTTCAagccctaaaagatgatgctgggaaagtgctgcactcaatatgccagcaaatttggaaaactcagcagtggccacaggactggaaaaggtcagttttcactccagtcccaaagGCAGTGCCAAGGAGTGTTACAGCCTTTAGGGGACCTGTATTTTGTGAGTCCTCATCGCAGCCGTTAGTTTCCTGTCCCCTAAAACAAGTCCCATCCTGAAGACGCAGCAGCACcgcgcgccccccccccccccatctcgGGGTCACTGTTCTTGGTGTAATTAATTCTGTTTCTGGCCCTTGAGCTCCTGCTTTCCTGGGCGCCCAGCTGGCTCTTCAGATGTGTGTGTTGGGTTTTTACCTAACATTTCTAGGGATTTTGAGTTGGTCAGAGGGGTTTCTACATTTGATTCTGCTTTGATATCTATTCTGCATGAAGTCCTTGGACTGGTAAGAAGGGCTTTTCCCTGTGTCTTTCTGACCCTCAGATAGACGCAGCCTGCCTTCTGTAGAGTCAAGGAGGGCCGTGCGGGCGGGTGTGCATGCCTGCGTGCTGAGTCACGGTGCGGGGAATTGTGTTTTTACCATGAGCTGCTCCCCAGTGTGGAACAGTGGGAACACAATACAGCTGTGCGCTCTGTGTTGAGAGACACACTGTGTCCCGTTGTGGCAGTGTTTATATCTAACCTCAGCAGAATGGTCTCAGGGAGGGTGTGGCCTCATAGATTTGTTTACAGTCAGAACGTTTCTTCTCAAAATCTGGTCCTAGAATTTGGGGAAAGGCTACTGAAAGCCTGGCTTCAGTTTAGCGCTCAGTTGCCTGACAGAAAAACTTGATTTATTGGCTGAAATTATTTTGCAGGCTTGTGTGGTGTAGGCCTGTTTCATGTCAGTTGTTGGTCGTTggtttagtgaggtgacttagcagtcaGAGTAAAGGCGAACGCTCGCTGGACTTCACATCTTGAGAGGTGGCAGGTGTGTCGGGCGTGATTGGCATGTGACTCGAGGCCGCATCTTCGTAGAGCAGGCGGGGCAGGTCCCTACCCTGGGAGCCCCTGCAGGCCCGCTCTGAGGCTGCCCTCTCCCTGTGCTGCCAGCAGGGCGGTGCTGCGTTTGTTTCCACGTCAGATGCTGGAGGCCCGGGAGGCAGTCACAGGAGCAGCCCCGAGTCCGAGCCGGCGGGGGCAGCCTGCCGTGGGCAGCCTGCCGTGGAAGGTGTCCGTGGTTCGTTGTGGCGTCCCCAGGCCGGGCACAAGGTGTTCATCAGGTGGCTGCAGTCTTGCCCAGCGCCTGGCACAGGGTGTGAGGAGGGGACGACACTCCCGTCGGTCTGGACCAGGGACCTGGCAGCTGGTGGGCAGCGGGCCCCAAGGCTGCTGCAGAGTCACCTGTCGGTTTTATTTAGTTGAGGCTATTCTTAGCTTATTTCAAAGCGTTTTTTCCTACATCAGGAAGGGTCTTAGGGTGTGAGACTTGGAAGCGGCTCCCAGACGAGGCTCTGGCCCGACAGGCTGGTGGTTAATGCCCAGGCAAGGTGACATCTCCCACCCCCTGCTCCGCCCCCCCACCCCGTACCCCCGCTACCAGCCCAGCCTGGGCCGTCTCGTCACTGACCATGGATTTTTGATTGCAGGACTTGTTCCAGCAGCCTGTTAAAACATGGTGGATTACTATGAAGTTCTAGGTGTGCAGAGACACGCCTCGGCCGAGGATATTAAAAAGGCGTAAGTAATTGTATTCTGAAAGAGTGCATCTGGGCACCTGCGGTGTGAGTTTGCACGGCCTGTGGAAACCGAATGGCAGTTTGCGTGCTGTGAGTTTGCTGCGCACTAGTTGGAATGTTAGGTAGCGCTTAGCAAGTTAGCTCGTGCCTCTTGAGACCTAGGCCCACCTGTCACTCAGGGAGAAGGCCACTTGGTTTCCTCTGGTACTTTATCTTGGGACATGGATTCCATTTCTGCTGGAATTAGATCATAAGCTCACTGAGTATATGAAATTGGCCCAAAGAGCTTTGATGTTGGACTTAGCAGTGGAGCAGCCTTGGTGCTCGTGGGTGTCACTGTTCCATCCTCAGTGGGTTGCTCCCAGCCCCTGTCGTGTGGCCGGCTCGGGTCCATGCTGGGGTTTGAGCCCTGTACCGCTGTGTCCTTGCTCGGCTCTGTGGCCGCACGTGAGGCCAGTCTCCGCTCCCAGGCAGCTCCCAGGGTGCACTGAGGTCTGTTAGTTCACTTGGTGTTAATGTATAGCAGGACATGGATGGTGTTTTAGCTGTGTCACGGGGGGCCGTGGGATTTCTCACACTGCGCCTGGCCACATCCAGGATCGGCGTGGTGCAGTGATTGTGCTCTTCTTAAATAAGGTGTGAATGGCGTGAAGATCAGCACCAAGAGGGGCGGGCCTGGCGTCTGTGTTCTCACCTGTGGGTGTGGTGGGGGGCGTCACTGGTGCTgtccctggggaagggcaggCTGTGTGCCACGCCTGTCTAGTCTCCGCCTAGAGCTTTTGCTTTGAAATGTTTGCTTCGTGTGACACAATAGACACCACCCTCGAAGTGGGATGTGATCAGTAAGTACCTTTAACTTGTTTTTAAGATATCGGAAACTGGCACTGAAGTGGCATCCAGATAAAAatcctgagaacaaagaagaagCGGAGAGAAAATTCAAGCAAGTAGCTGAGGCGTATGAGGTGTTGTCAGATGGTGAGTGGGGAGCGTGGGGCTGTGCCCCTGGGCGGGGCCTGCAGAGGAAGGCCTGGCCGAGGGGCTTTGGGGCTGTGAGGGGGGTTTTCTGAGCAGACTGGGTGTCCTGTCCCCACCAGCCTCCCGATAAGGCCCCTGTGATTGCTGCGGGCGCCCTGGCTTCTAGGAGTCTCCTGGGTGGCTCTGTAAGGAGACATCCAGGCCGGGTCTCTGCCTGGCGCTGGGGGCCACCGGGGCTGGGGTGTCGTGGCCTTTCGTCCCCGTCACCCTCCTGAGCACCCTGTGCTGAGGTGCTGGCCGCTTCCTTGGAAGGCCCTCCTGGATTTTGGGAAGTCAGGTGTTGCGCACATGGAGGTTCGGACTCCACAGCTTGTGGGTTTCCCTGCCCCGTTAGAGTTAGGAATTGAACGGCACTGGAAGCTCAGGTCTGTTGGTTTAGTGTCATGGGTCATGCAAAGGGTGTTAGCCAAACCTTGGGTTCTTGGTAAGAGAAGCCTTGGGGCAGGGAGCGGACTGTGGAACTTGGTGAGAAAACTGGAGAAGTACTGACAGCACCTTGGCAGGAAGCAGTCCTTAATGACTGGTGTCAAtcgcagctgaggcatttaaaagACTAGACCAGAGGAAGTGGACGcctgctttattttaaaagaaggccTTGTCATTTTACTTCATGAGTTTGTCTGTCATTGACTGCCATTGTCCTGTTTGTGTGCCTGATCCAGCACGCCCAGATGTGTGGATTCACAGACCAAGAACACTAGAAAATTTGAGAAGTAAATTCAAACGTCAAATGTGATTTTTGGCAGCAGCAGAACCTTTAGAGCTCCCATGAAAATGCTGCTTTCGTGTGTTTTTGTAAGGGGGAGTCTGTTCTTCATCCTTCCTTAGGAAGCCTTCAGTTCCAGGAGCTGGCGGCTCAGATGCACAGTCACTGTTCCTAAGGCTCTGGTGCCCACCCTGGCTGCGGACAGCGTGCCTGCACACTTGTTTCCCCGTTGCCCCGTCACTTGGCACACGCGGCGTCTGCGGAGCCTGTGTGTCTGAGCAGGGCTGCGCTGTCACCGCGCTTGTTCGAGAACCACCGCCCGGGCTCGGGCGGGCCGCTGCCTCGCTGGGGGTCAGGCCAGGCTGGGGGTTGGCTCAGTGTGGCCCATTTCTGCCCTCGCCAAGGCCGTGTCCTGCTCCTTGTGCCATGGGTCTTCTCCCTGAGCTGCACTTAGTAGTCAGGTGCTTGTCTAGGGGTGGAGTCTCTTTGCAACTTTGTAGTGGGGTTTTGATGTAGTGCATGGCACACGTTGAGCAATAGAgtgaaataagttttttttttttttgaagtaagtCTTTTAagctttacttaaaaatattctgGGGTGTTTTTAAGGGAGTTGTTGAGTCCCTGAGTTGCagccagactctttgcgaccctggggGCTGCAGCCGCCAGACTTTGATGCCCTCAAGTGTCACAGTAAGGGGTTCCTAGCTCTTCAAAACCAAGTGTGGACATTGAGAGCTGTGGGGGGCCTTTGGTTTACAGCTTCAGAAATGCTTTATTGAATTTGAGGGAAGAGAAATTGGTCTTTACTgacttgtctttttaaatttgtagctAAGAAACGGGACATCTATGACAGATATGGCAAAGAAGGATTAAACGGTGGCGGTGGAGGTACGTGTGTGCACACTGGTCTTTCTCCTGGCCTTGTGATGAAAGGAGGTGGTCCGATACAGTCTGATGGTGATTCAGTCTGTCCGTAAATATGAATGCAGTTTGGAGAGTAGGCTGaactggggagaggaaggagaaattgATAGGCTGGAAAAGGCCTATTAAAAATCCTGTTGAACTAGAAGGCACATACTGGTGTGCCTTTTGTAGATAGGAAATGACGTAAAACCTTACTATAACACTGAGTGTACCCTGAGATCAATACTGGATGTTGTGTCAAAAACATCCTTACTGGATGTTCTATCAAAAAACTAAATAACCACCAAAGTAACTGCCTCTGGTGGTGAGGCTTAGATGTGTGTGCTTTTGATGAAAAGTTATGCAGCAGCCTGCTGTCCTGCGAGCTCCATGGTGGGCGTTTGGACACGCACGCTTCAGACCTCCTGTACACACGCCTGAGCAGCTGTTTCACAGCCGGAAATGCTGTGTGTTGGTGACACATCCAGAGTGGGTGGGGGTCCTCGGCACGCGCGTGGCTCAGGGACGTGGACCTGCACGCGTTTCTCAGCTCCTGGCGCAGGAGGCTTTGCTCTCAGCAGGACTTGGCGAGCTTCGGGCTTATGGAACTCTTTCCTTCTGGGGTCAGGACGCGTGTAGTAATGTGTAGACTGTTTGTGGTGCCCGCCGCGCGGGAGTCCCTGACTGAGCTGTGCTTGCTTCGTAGGTGGAAGTCACTTCGACAGTCCGTTTGAGTTTGGCTTCACATTCCGAAACCCAGAGGACGTCTTCAGGGAATTTTTTGGTGGAAGGGACCCATTTTCATTCGACTTCTTCGGTAAGTTCATCATCTGGGTCGGCGTTTGCATAACGTGTTCATGACTCATGGAGACTTTCTGTTTCAGCACTGTTGTAGCTTGTTCTTAAACTTGCTATTTGAGCAGTGCACGAGTTTAACTAAACCCTCTTGCCTTCTTCCTTTGGAAGATGTTTCGGAATTTACGCCTTGCGTGTGAACGTAATAGAGGTCTGAGTGCGTCGCTTCCTCGGCTGTGTGCTTCGCTCTCATTGGCTTCCTCTGCAGTGGGAAGGAGGGGGGGCTCCTCCTGGTTGGACAGTGAATTCTCCGGATTTCCCGTGTAGGAGTCTCATTGAAACACTAAGCATCAAGGCAGATGTTGCTCAGAAGACATTTGATTCATAAacttgtctttgtttttctgatgtgGTGTTAGGACTGTTGAGTTTGCAGCCCTTGGAAAGAAGGGACACCTCTAGAGCAAGGCATCACAAGCATTCGTCTTTGAGAATAGCTTTGCTGGGAGACCTTGCTGCTTTGGCTGCTCTTCACCGTGGGAGAGGGCTCCCAGCCGCTGGCCTCCGGGTCCTGGTGCCCGGCGTGAGGCACCGTGGCAGGGGTGCGTGTCAGGGTCTGGTGTTGGCAGTGGTGGTGAGCTGGGGTGCTCGCCGTGTGCACCGTGACGCCTGTTGTCTCCGTACTTGGGTGGGGAGACAGCACCCTGTGTCTGCTCCTTCACTGCCCGGAGCCTGGTTGAAAAGACAAGACACCTGCTGCAACCCCTCAGGAGGGTGACAGGAAGGGCAGTTTTGTCTGCAGATAACACAGGGGAGCCGTGGACCCTGCTCATCGCAGGCATGGCGAGGAGTGAGGCGCTGCTGTGTCCCGGAGGTGTGGGCCCTTCACAGGGTGCAGTCCTTCCGTTACTCCGTGGGGGTTCAGAGAGACCCTGCTTACTGTTTACTGTGGTACCGCTTACGTTTTGAGAGAGTGGCTTGTGGAGGAGAgatgtgtatatatgtagcaTACAAAATATAACAATGAGAGCTAAGCAGGGGAGTGTtaggggtgggggaagagacTCATCTGTTTTGAAAGCTTTTTTTGCATTAATTACTGCTGCAGTAAACACATATTGGGAAAGCTCCCTGTATCATATgaaattaattacattttttattaattgTCCTTTATGATTGTAAGAAATATTACTGTAAGAAAGACACAGAAGAGTTGTAATGACTCTTCGGCCGTAAAATCACCTTGGTGTCTCGTCACAGCCTTTAGCAAGCTCCCAATGTGTTTTGGGGGAGCAGGGTCGTGTCCGGGGAAACTGGCCAGGGGTCTGCCCCCTTGAGCTGGGGATGGAGGGTCCCTCAGGCTGAGGAGCACAGGGCAGGCCGCCTCACCAGGCCAGAGGCCGGCCTGCTCACACTAGCTCTGGCACAGcgtggtttttttaaaaaaagtgtcaGGAAAGAGTCCTCAGTGTGTAATGGTAGCCAGATTGTGtttttcttgggggaaaaaatctgatGGGTTAAGCTTTCTCGGTAAGAATGGTTTTCCTTGAGCAGCTCTTTCTGGAGTGAAGAGGGGCGAGGGTGACTGGGGCTGGGAGCGTGAGTAATGTGGTTTTACCCTGTGAGCACCGACCTTCACGTCTTCTGAGTTGGGATTTGTGCACATGAGGAAGTCTTGATGTGCATGTGAACTTGAGTCAGAAGAGTTACGGTTTGCGGGATGCGGGGTGGAGATTTCTTCTGCTGGGTTCAGAGTCCGCTGGGGGACGAGCCTCTTGGCCTCTGCCTGGGACTCAGAGATGCGCGTGCTCTGCACTGGCAGCTCCCCCGTCTCTCGTGGTCCCTGTGGCAGTGATTCTTCTCCAATCCGTTCTTGTAGGTGTTCTAGGCGACTTCCATTTTCAGGCTCTCAGGATTTACACACGGGAAAAGAAGCTGCTCCATGGCTACTACATGTATGAAGTGACAATGCAGCCTGCTGGCGGTACGTTCAGAGCAGGGCTGAGTGGCCGTGGGGCTGAGGGCGTGCTGCCTCAGCAGGCGTGGAGTTGATGTTTCCCAGCAGCCACATCAGCCCTGTCATGGTGTCCATTTAGAGGAGtgtgttatttcttgtcttaatTTTCCACACGACCAACTTTTTTCCTCTCCCGTTTTCCCAGAAAAAGTAGCTCAAAGTCTGTTAAAAGACATTCTGAGGTTCACTTTGCATTTATCGGAATGGAAAACCCCGTGTCTGATTTCAGACGGCCCAGATGAAAGGGGAGGGACCTTGAAGAAGTGGAGAGCTGGTGGGAAGGACGGAGTCCTGTGCCTGGGGCCCACGTTCGTTGTGAGGCCTGCCCCCTGTGGGCAGAGGCCGCGGGCCCAGGACTAGGGGGAGAAGCCAAATCTGAGATGCGCACTGCAGCCTGGCTCTCAGACGGAGGGGTGCTGGCGGGGTTGTGGGGTGAGCTGACTTCCCCCTAGCCGTTGGAGAACCTCCTTTGAAAACATTCAAGTGTAGGGATCATGTTACTTTAAATTACGGTGATCCCTTCTTTGGTTTATCATTAAAGGATGGTGTTAGTAAAATGATGTTCTCAGACGGAAGAGCCACTGAGCCCTAGAACCCTAGCAGGAGCCTCCGTGTGGGAGGCATTTCTGTTACCCAGCTCTGAAGCCGGGAGCTTCCCCGGGAGCACGTTCACACTGGCCGGCGGCCCCTCGAGTCTGGCCGGTGCTGGGGTGACGGGAGGGGAAGGGACGAGCCAGGCAGGCCCACCCAGCGCCCGGCGCCGCGCTGGAGGGTAGTGAGCCGGTCGTTCTCCCCCCAGGGTTCGAGGAGGCGGCCAGCGAGGAGTTGGAGCCTGAAGAGGAGGCGGTGGCGGAGAGTGCAAGCGAGGAGGACAGTGAGGCACTGGACGTGGTGTCCAGCGAGGAGCTCGACCTCTTTAGTGACGACGAGCCCAGCGAGGGCGCTAGCCTGGGCGGGGGCGAGCCCCCCAGTGAGGACTTGGAGTTCATCTCCAGTGAGGACGAGGCCAGCCCGGGGGACCCAGAGGAGCTCCTCGAGGAGTGTGAGGAGCTGCTCAGTGAGGACAGTGGGCCTGAGCCCGAGGCCCTGCCGCTGCCCCGTGGGCGGCCTGCTGAGCAGAGCCTCTAGAATAAAGAGTTTGTACCACCCGCGCCTGACGGCTCCCTGCGGCCCCGAGGGCACTGGGGGCTTGGGAGGGGCAGCGCACCCGAGGCCGGCGGACTCCCGCTGCTGTGGCCGCTTCAGACGGCCGCTGTGTCTTCGCATGGGGTCTTCTCTGCACGTCCGCGTGTCCCTCCTTATGTGGACAGGAGTGACGTGGGACGGGGGCCTGCTTGTCTTCAGTGGCCCTGCCTCCTGCCCGAGGTCAGGGTCGAGGGCCATCTTTGGGGGCCCTGTGCATCCTGTGGTGTGTAGACAGTCGTCTGCTCAGCTTGGAGGCAGCGTGGTTTGGAAGCAGGCACTGGTGAAGTTGTGCTGCTGAGAGAAGCCACAAGTCGGAAAGCGTAGCCTGTGACTGTGGAGGCAGGGCAGGTGTGATGACCCCTCCTGGGGGGCactcccctgtgg contains:
- the DNAJB6 gene encoding dnaJ homolog subfamily B member 6 isoform X3, with translation MVDYYEVLGVQRHASAEDIKKAYRKLALKWHPDKNPENKEEAERKFKQVAEAYEVLSDAKKRDIYDRYGKEGLNGGGGGGSHFDSPFEFGFTFRNPEDVFREFFGGRDPFSFDFFGVLGDFHFQALRIYTREKKLLHGYYMYEVTMQPAGGFEEAASEELEPEEEAVAESASEEDSEALDVVSSEELDLFSDDEPSEGASLGGGEPPSEDLEFISSEDEASPGDPEELLEECEELLSEDSGPEPEALPLPRGRPAEQSL